The Gammaproteobacteria bacterium genome contains the following window.
CAATCCGAATGGCTAAGTCGAAACCCTCTTCAACCAAGTCCACTTTTTGATTGCTCAAAGTAACAGATATTTCAACATCGACATATTGCAACAAAAAGTCGTTTATCAACGGCAGAATTTGCTGTTCACCATAAGTGACAGGCGCCGACAATTTAATTTTGCCGTGTGGTTTAGCCTGCAGGTTAGTGATGGCGCGTTCGGCCTCTTCGAGGCCGTCGAGTACCCCGCGACAGTGTTGATAGAATATTCGTCCTTCTTCGGTCACTGAGACCTTGCGGGTGGTCCGGTAAAACAGCTTGATACTTAAGCGGTTTTCAAGTGCGCTGATTTGACGACTGACTTGTGCGGTTGATATTTCCAGTCGTTTGGCCGCTTTGGTGAAGCTTTCGGTTTCAGCGACATGGACAAATTCGTTAATGCCTTCCCATTTCATTATTATTACTACACAGTACAAGTAAATTACGTAATAGCTAGATTATCATCATTGTAGAAACAAATATAATACTAATATAAATTAAGTGCTATTGCTTAATTAATCAACACAACCTGTATTAAAGTGAGAAATCTATGACTGAACAACCGCTAAGTAAACAACCGACTACCGACAAATATATTAAATCTAAAGCCGCTATTGCTTGGGGCCCCGGTCAGCCACTGTCGGTTGAAGAAATCGATGTTATGTTACCTAGAAAGGGCGAAGTTCTGGTTAAGATCACCGCCTCTGGTGTCTGCCATACCGACGCTTTCACGTTGTCAGGTGACGATCCTGAAGGTATTTTTCCGTGCGTATTAGGCCATGAAGGTGGTGGTATCGTTGAACAAATTGGTGAAGGCGTAACCAGCGTAAAAGTAGGCGATCACGTGATCCCACTTTACACCCCTGAATGTGGCGAATGTAAATTCTGTTTGTCGGGTAAAACCAATCTTTGTCAAAAAATTCGTGAAACGCAAGGCAAAGGCCTGATGCCAGACGGCACGACTCGATTTTATAAAGATGGTCAGCCAATTTTCCATTACATGGGCTGTTCAACCTTTTCTGAATATACGGTGTTGCCTGAGATCTCATTAGCTAAAATAAATCCGGTAGCACCACTTGAAGAGGTTTGTTTACTCGGTTGTGGTGTCACAACGGGTATGGGCGCGGTTAGGAACACTGCGAAAGTAGAAGCTGGCGCTACCGTTGCTATCTTTGGCTTAGGCGGCATTGGTCTGTCAGCAATTATTGGCGCCACAATGGCTAAAGCGTCGCGTATTATTGCGATTGACATCAATGAAAGCAAGTTTGAATTAGCGACCAAACTAGGCGCGACCGAGTGTATCAATCCAAAAGATTACGACAAGCCAATTCAAGACGTTATTGTTGAATTAACCGATGGTGGCGTTGATTATTCATTTGAGTGTATCGGAAATGTCAATGTGATGCGTTCGGCCCTTGAGTGTTGTCATAAAGGCTGGGGCGAATCGATAGTGATTGGTGTTGCCGGTGCCGGTCAAGAAATTTCGACCCGTCCGTTCCAGTTGGTCACCGGGCGTGTTTGGCGTGGCAGTGCATTTGGTGGTGTTAAAGGACGCACAGAATTACCTGACTATGTTGA
Protein-coding sequences here:
- a CDS encoding S-(hydroxymethyl)glutathione dehydrogenase/class III alcohol dehydrogenase; translated protein: MKSKAAIAWGPGQPLSVEEIDVMLPRKGEVLVKITASGVCHTDAFTLSGDDPEGIFPCVLGHEGGGIVEQIGEGVTSVKVGDHVIPLYTPECGECKFCLSGKTNLCQKIRETQGKGLMPDGTTRFYKDGQPIFHYMGCSTFSEYTVLPEISLAKINPVAPLEEVCLLGCGVTTGMGAVRNTAKVEAGATVAIFGLGGIGLSAIIGATMAKASRIIAIDINESKFELATKLGATECINPKDYDKPIQDVIVELTDGGVDYSFECIGNVNVMRSALECCHKGWGESIVIGVAGAGQEISTRPFQLVTGRVWRGSAFGGVKGRTELPDYVERYLQGEFKLDDFITHTMGLEDINEAFDLLHQGKSIRTVIHFDK